Proteins encoded within one genomic window of Haematospirillum jordaniae:
- the ahcY gene encoding adenosylhomocysteinase, with protein MSFTDCKVKDIGLADWGRKEIVIAETEMPGLMALREEYGAEKPLKGARIAGCLHMTIQTAVLIETLVALGAQVRWSSCNIFSTQDQAAAAIAAAKIPVFAWKGMSEEEFWWCIEQTIHGPDGWRPNMILDDGGDLTQLMHDKYPALLDDVRGISEETTTGVLRLYDMARQGKLRVPAINVNDSVTKSKFDNKYGCRESLVDGIRRATDVMLAGKVAVVAGFGDVGKGSAESLRASGCRVIVTEIDPICALQAAMEGYEVTTMEEAAPRGDIFVSTTGNVDIITVDHMRAMHDRAIVCNIGHFDNEIQVIGLRNFKWHNVKPQVDEIEFPDGKRIILLAEGRLVNLGCATGHPSFVMSASFTNQVLAQIELWKNYASYQKDVYVLPKVLDEKVAALHLEKLGVKLTKLTKAQADYIGVGVEGPFKSDAYRY; from the coding sequence ATGAGTTTTACCGATTGCAAGGTCAAGGATATTGGGTTGGCTGACTGGGGTCGCAAGGAGATTGTGATCGCTGAAACCGAAATGCCGGGTCTGATGGCCTTGCGTGAGGAATACGGTGCCGAAAAGCCCCTGAAGGGCGCGCGGATTGCCGGTTGCCTTCACATGACAATCCAGACAGCCGTTCTGATCGAGACATTGGTTGCGCTGGGCGCTCAGGTGCGCTGGTCATCCTGCAATATTTTCTCCACACAGGATCAGGCTGCAGCTGCTATCGCTGCCGCAAAGATTCCCGTCTTTGCCTGGAAGGGAATGAGCGAGGAAGAGTTCTGGTGGTGCATTGAACAGACGATCCATGGCCCCGATGGCTGGCGTCCGAACATGATTCTGGATGATGGAGGCGACCTGACCCAGTTGATGCACGACAAGTATCCTGCATTGCTGGACGATGTTCGCGGTATCTCGGAAGAAACCACGACAGGTGTGTTGCGTCTCTATGACATGGCCCGCCAAGGCAAGCTGCGTGTTCCGGCGATTAACGTCAACGACAGTGTCACCAAGTCAAAGTTTGACAATAAGTACGGTTGCCGTGAGTCCTTGGTTGATGGCATCCGTCGTGCGACAGACGTTATGTTGGCCGGGAAAGTGGCTGTTGTTGCCGGCTTTGGTGATGTGGGCAAGGGGTCTGCGGAATCGCTCAGGGCTTCCGGGTGCCGTGTCATCGTGACGGAAATTGATCCTATCTGCGCCTTGCAGGCTGCGATGGAAGGTTATGAAGTCACGACGATGGAAGAAGCCGCTCCGCGTGGGGATATTTTTGTCAGCACGACCGGGAATGTGGACATTATTACGGTTGACCACATGCGTGCCATGCACGACCGGGCCATCGTTTGTAACATTGGCCACTTTGATAACGAAATCCAAGTGATTGGGCTGCGTAATTTCAAGTGGCACAATGTCAAGCCGCAGGTTGACGAGATCGAGTTCCCCGACGGGAAGCGCATTATCCTGTTGGCTGAAGGGCGCTTGGTCAATCTGGGTTGTGCAACCGGTCATCCCAGCTTTGTGATGTCTGCTTCCTTTACCAACCAAGTATTGGCTCAGATTGAACTCTGGAAGAACTACGCCAGCTATCAGAAAGACGTCTATGTCCTGCCAAAGGTTCTGGATGAGAAGGTTGCAGCCCTGCATCTGGAAAAGCTGGGCGTGAAGCTGACGAAGCTGACCAAGGCCCAAGCTGACTATATTGGTGTTGGTGTCGAGGGGCCCTTTAAGTCCGACGCATACCGTTATTGA